A region of uncultured Draconibacterium sp. DNA encodes the following proteins:
- a CDS encoding SusC/RagA family TonB-linked outer membrane protein: protein MKLTIFLLLTTFIGVFASESYSQTAKLSLKADQISLEEFLIKIEEQSEFHFFYTGEIDVERKVSGEFRNKKIKDVLDAISEEAGIRYEVMGRQIILSPMHSEMVIRSIQQQRQISGKVTDSGGNPLPGVTITIKGTTIGTVSNFDGTFEIQNIPENATLTFSFVGMKTQEIQVSGQSEINVSLVEESIGLEEVVAIGYGSIKKSDLTGALSQVKSDEIAAYPSINMVQALQGRTSGVQIQSNNGEPGSSYKVRIRGATSINSSSDPLYVVDGFPGGYAPPAEDIESIEILKDASATAIYGSRGANGVIMITTKRGKAGKATVELNSSYSFQTPINKLDLLNKDQFIDYITEISPTALDGQLIGPGTDWQDEIFRNGGVQNYQLSFKGGSEQLKYYISGIVYDHKGIILNSNHKRYSVTGNFDLNISEKFRLGANFFLSRTQHDGIRTQENGGSTGVVTAAFQMEPTLPVYDDNGDYTISFLGDPNDNPVALAEELKSQYVDDIMQANFFGEYDLLKDLKLKIVLGATTGNNRSGGYTSTSLMSGNAIGGAANIDGSKSTNLINENYLTYSKSFGEHDVTAMGGYSYQSARREYWGAASTTFLSDAFLWWDLDGGSVYRAPYSGITESELASYYGRINYKLADKYLITLNARYDGSSRFAKNNKWAFFPSGAIAWNVAEESFMDDIPQVSQLKIRASYGVTGNQAVGEYRSLARLSTVHSVQGGQIVNAVRPSSVANNNLSWESTAQTDIGFDLGLFNQRVMLVADYYYKKTTDLLFNMPLPEYSGFTTMLKNIGSLENKGFEFTLSTVNFDNKFKWTSDLNFSVNRNKVLKLPDGNDILYRVMPAHMVGITNTNVLREGEAVGVFYGYLYDGVNQENEDILPGNFDQYAGGEKYKDVDGTRDEDGNLTGEPDGRISSDDRTIMGDPNPDFIWGLTNNLEYQGFDLNIFIQGSHGNDMFSYTLMELETLRGYNNSTTRALDRWTPTNTDTDVPVASSARGYHSSSRWVYDGSYVRLKNIALGYSLPQSWTNPLGLSHVKLYISGQNLLTLTKYRGYDPEVNYNGSNISAGFDYGSYPSAKSYTFGVKVIF from the coding sequence ATGAAACTAACGATCTTTTTGTTGCTGACAACCTTTATCGGAGTATTTGCTTCTGAGTCATATTCTCAGACTGCCAAATTATCCTTAAAAGCTGATCAGATATCACTCGAAGAGTTCCTCATAAAGATTGAAGAACAAAGCGAGTTTCACTTTTTCTATACCGGCGAAATCGATGTTGAGAGGAAAGTTTCCGGCGAATTCAGAAACAAAAAAATTAAGGATGTTTTGGATGCAATATCCGAAGAAGCCGGCATAAGATACGAAGTAATGGGACGCCAGATCATTCTTTCTCCAATGCATTCAGAAATGGTGATTCGAAGCATCCAGCAGCAGAGGCAGATTTCGGGGAAGGTTACTGATTCTGGTGGAAATCCTTTGCCAGGTGTAACGATTACGATAAAAGGTACAACAATCGGTACCGTTAGTAATTTTGACGGAACTTTTGAGATACAAAACATTCCGGAAAATGCAACTCTTACTTTTTCATTTGTGGGAATGAAAACCCAGGAGATTCAGGTTAGCGGACAAAGTGAAATTAACGTTTCATTGGTTGAGGAGTCGATTGGACTTGAGGAGGTTGTTGCAATAGGATACGGGTCGATAAAAAAGAGTGACCTTACAGGAGCTTTGTCTCAGGTAAAGTCAGATGAAATTGCAGCTTATCCTTCTATTAATATGGTGCAGGCTTTGCAAGGAAGAACGTCGGGTGTTCAAATTCAGTCGAACAATGGTGAGCCTGGATCATCATATAAAGTAAGGATTAGGGGGGCAACTTCTATAAATTCTTCTTCTGATCCCTTGTATGTGGTCGATGGTTTCCCTGGTGGATATGCTCCTCCTGCAGAAGACATTGAATCTATTGAGATTTTGAAAGACGCATCGGCTACAGCAATTTATGGTTCGCGTGGTGCCAATGGGGTAATCATGATAACAACCAAACGCGGAAAAGCAGGGAAAGCTACTGTTGAGCTAAATTCATCCTATTCTTTTCAAACTCCAATAAACAAACTGGACTTACTAAACAAAGACCAGTTTATTGATTATATCACAGAAATATCACCAACTGCGCTTGATGGACAATTGATAGGACCGGGAACAGACTGGCAGGATGAAATCTTTCGAAATGGAGGAGTTCAAAATTATCAGCTATCTTTTAAGGGAGGAAGTGAGCAATTAAAATATTACATCTCAGGAATAGTTTATGATCATAAGGGTATTATCCTTAATTCAAATCACAAAAGGTATTCAGTAACTGGTAATTTCGATCTTAATATTTCTGAAAAGTTTCGTTTGGGCGCTAATTTCTTTCTTTCAAGAACTCAGCACGACGGTATTAGAACCCAGGAAAATGGAGGTTCAACGGGTGTTGTCACCGCCGCTTTCCAGATGGAGCCAACCCTACCTGTTTATGATGATAATGGAGATTATACCATTTCTTTTTTAGGAGATCCAAATGATAACCCGGTGGCCTTGGCAGAAGAATTAAAATCACAGTATGTTGACGACATTATGCAAGCCAACTTTTTTGGAGAGTATGACCTGTTAAAAGATTTGAAGCTAAAAATTGTTCTGGGAGCAACAACCGGCAATAATAGAAGCGGGGGTTATACTTCTACTTCACTTATGTCAGGTAATGCTATTGGAGGAGCGGCCAATATAGATGGATCAAAGTCGACAAATCTGATAAATGAGAATTATTTAACCTACTCAAAGAGTTTTGGAGAACACGATGTAACTGCAATGGGTGGTTATTCTTATCAGTCAGCCAGACGCGAATATTGGGGTGCTGCTTCAACAACCTTCTTATCAGATGCATTTTTATGGTGGGATCTGGATGGAGGCTCAGTTTATAGAGCTCCATACTCAGGAATAACCGAATCTGAGCTTGCTTCTTATTACGGACGGATAAATTACAAACTGGCGGATAAATATTTGATTACCTTAAATGCACGTTATGACGGATCTTCCCGTTTTGCTAAAAATAACAAATGGGCTTTTTTCCCTTCTGGTGCTATTGCATGGAACGTTGCTGAAGAATCATTTATGGATGATATTCCCCAGGTTAGCCAGTTAAAAATAAGAGCCAGTTATGGGGTTACCGGAAATCAGGCAGTTGGAGAGTATCGCTCCTTGGCCCGTTTAAGTACAGTTCATTCTGTACAGGGTGGGCAAATTGTTAATGCGGTGAGACCAAGTTCGGTAGCCAATAATAATCTATCCTGGGAAAGCACTGCTCAAACCGATATCGGTTTTGATTTGGGCTTGTTTAATCAACGTGTTATGTTGGTGGCCGACTATTATTATAAAAAGACTACAGATTTATTATTTAATATGCCGCTTCCTGAATATTCCGGTTTTACTACCATGTTGAAGAATATTGGTAGCCTGGAGAACAAAGGCTTTGAATTTACATTATCGACTGTCAATTTCGACAATAAATTTAAGTGGACAAGTGACTTGAATTTTTCTGTTAACAGAAACAAAGTTCTTAAGCTTCCTGATGGAAATGATATTCTTTACCGTGTTATGCCAGCACATATGGTTGGTATTACGAACACGAATGTTTTAAGAGAAGGAGAAGCTGTTGGTGTATTTTATGGATATCTTTATGATGGTGTCAATCAGGAGAATGAAGATATATTACCGGGAAATTTCGACCAGTATGCTGGTGGCGAAAAATACAAAGACGTTGATGGAACACGGGATGAAGATGGAAATCTAACCGGAGAACCTGATGGAAGAATTTCTTCCGATGACAGAACGATTATGGGAGATCCTAACCCGGATTTTATATGGGGGCTTACCAATAATCTCGAATACCAGGGTTTCGACCTTAATATCTTCATACAGGGGTCACACGGAAACGACATGTTTAGCTACACCCTTATGGAGTTGGAAACACTGAGGGGATATAACAATTCTACAACAAGAGCTCTTGACAGGTGGACACCAACCAATACAGATACAGATGTGCCCGTAGCAAGTTCAGCCAGAGGCTATCATTCGTCATCCCGATGGGTTTACGATGGAAGCTATGTACGTCTAAAAAATATCGCGTTAGGTTATAGCTTACCACAATCATGGACAAACCCTTTGGGCCTAAGTCATGTGAAACTATACATAAGTGGGCAGAACTTATTAACCTTAACAAAATACCGTGGGTATGATCCTGAGGTGAATTATAACGGTTCGAACATTAGTGCCGGGTTTGATTATGGTAGTTATCCAAGTGCTAAATCATACACATTTGGGGTTAAAGTTATTTTCTAA
- a CDS encoding RagB/SusD family nutrient uptake outer membrane protein: protein MKKINILSLILILSIIWSCTDLEEKPLGLLAPEGFFNTEKDVEAAIFGAYGRMASDPYWGRRMSFCLMYRSDMVSAGHPGIPSQRIQIDNFTNDANNGMVTIFWPRAYDIISAANTAIEGANIIDIDEEKRNALIAEARFARASVYFNLVRLFGDIPYIEAAVTDPEAMTDISKTPESEVYQGIIEDLEFGKQHLPNYVKYRSRPSKGSAATMLADVYLTLENWDEAYGNAKWVIDNAAMFDYALEADYQDLFNATKQDGMKEHIFVVDFLGLMNGGGSEGDDVWASMTGIRGSDVQGWGAAVPIMSIYESFDKDDYRTSVSWDTETLIGGVMTPYTDFPNEKRPHIAKYSRFMGTSTSGLRYTDFNYWYYRYADVLLMAAEAGCEVNGGPNAELEGYVNQIRTRARNAAGVMNTVPEDVTSGLSKEDFIDLVIEERRIELCFEAKRWWDIKRRKLGQEVFKGPNSIEPQPNFQDFHYLLPLPQDELDRNPNLLPQNQGYN from the coding sequence ATGAAAAAGATTAATATATTATCATTAATACTTATACTATCCATTATTTGGAGCTGTACCGATTTGGAGGAAAAGCCATTGGGTCTTTTAGCTCCGGAAGGCTTTTTTAATACTGAAAAGGATGTTGAGGCTGCTATCTTTGGAGCCTATGGACGTATGGCTTCTGATCCTTATTGGGGCCGGAGAATGAGCTTCTGCCTGATGTATCGCAGCGACATGGTATCAGCTGGTCATCCGGGAATTCCCTCACAAAGGATCCAAATAGATAATTTTACTAATGATGCCAATAATGGGATGGTAACAATATTTTGGCCACGTGCGTACGACATCATTAGTGCTGCAAATACAGCTATTGAAGGTGCCAATATTATCGATATCGATGAAGAGAAACGTAACGCACTTATTGCTGAGGCCCGGTTTGCACGTGCTTCTGTGTATTTTAACCTGGTACGTCTTTTTGGTGATATTCCATACATTGAAGCGGCAGTAACAGATCCGGAAGCAATGACTGATATTTCAAAAACACCTGAGTCTGAAGTTTATCAGGGAATAATCGAGGATCTTGAATTTGGGAAACAACATTTGCCCAACTATGTTAAGTATAGATCTCGTCCATCTAAAGGTTCGGCAGCAACCATGTTGGCAGATGTTTACCTTACCCTGGAAAACTGGGATGAAGCGTATGGCAATGCGAAATGGGTAATTGATAATGCTGCAATGTTTGATTATGCTTTAGAAGCTGACTATCAGGATTTGTTTAATGCGACAAAACAAGACGGAATGAAGGAGCATATATTCGTTGTTGATTTTCTCGGATTAATGAACGGAGGTGGATCTGAGGGTGATGACGTTTGGGCATCAATGACCGGCATTCGGGGGTCTGATGTGCAAGGCTGGGGAGCAGCTGTTCCTATCATGTCAATTTATGAAAGTTTCGATAAAGATGATTACCGTACATCTGTTTCCTGGGATACCGAAACTTTAATTGGTGGGGTAATGACACCTTACACTGATTTCCCGAATGAAAAACGGCCACATATTGCCAAATATTCCCGATTTATGGGTACTTCTACTAGTGGCCTCAGATACACAGATTTCAATTATTGGTATTACCGATATGCAGATGTTTTGTTAATGGCTGCAGAGGCCGGATGCGAAGTAAACGGCGGCCCAAATGCCGAGCTGGAAGGATATGTTAACCAAATAAGAACCAGGGCACGTAATGCTGCCGGGGTAATGAACACGGTTCCTGAGGATGTTACATCGGGACTGAGTAAAGAGGATTTTATTGATTTGGTTATAGAAGAGAGAAGGATTGAATTATGCTTCGAAGCTAAGCGTTGGTGGGATATAAAACGCAGAAAATTAGGGCAGGAAGTATTTAAAGGCCCAAATTCAATCGAACCTCAGCCGAACTTCCAGGATTTTCATTATTTGTTGCCACTACCTCAGGATGAGTTGGACAGAAATCCAAACCTGCTTCCTCAAAACCAGGGGTATAATTAA
- a CDS encoding alpha/beta fold hydrolase, whose protein sequence is MKNALYYISLFFVVFHTNVMAQKPSYHDITYYSKVFGGEKTFRIYLPQKYDSTTKRYPVIYFFHGWGGRYFKDPSANIAHEKLGKLAEKHQVILVMWDGNMEETEPRPYNVGNHADMKYKIQMKDYFPELISHIDSSFPTIPDRNNRGIIGFSMGGFMASYLAGKYPDKVSAVVSFTGSAEFFVGYPDNYTLYPVRYTLDNLRDLAFYLHNRDNCPMAGLNEEVYQAAVWNEMDNFQYQKVPGEHSIDKPGETEVFESAISYLVEQFNKPKPTKPKWSHYDLYPEFKVWDYTVQSNKSEPGFLYLRNVSKSGFGFYTYRWLPHGSAIKNCKAAIITAPCYKPNFQYQITIVHSNTGVIKRLLQESDKVGRLHFSLPGDGCEVGIEEASANPAFSIVGYRLNGNEKYLKINEQNELRVQLLNRTQYIPANKKIKIELSCSDSTVRVLNPVDEIELGKESIILASNTFKVICTKKPPSNGSPARLNMKIKISFEDSSNEDSFTLPVWFDVPYFEKTLIITERNDTVSKNKIISPGNRIKMQQDGHLLKLYTEDPFVDFNEEKVFAEVIPAYWPDGLSLSSQVKIAEDCPNGHEIEFLAYYETKTYNPIFRQRHWGKVKIVVKE, encoded by the coding sequence ATGAAAAATGCCTTGTACTATATCTCATTGTTTTTTGTAGTATTCCATACAAATGTTATGGCCCAAAAACCTTCTTATCATGATATAACATACTACAGTAAGGTTTTTGGAGGGGAAAAAACATTTCGCATTTACTTACCCCAAAAATACGATTCAACAACAAAACGTTACCCTGTAATTTATTTTTTTCATGGCTGGGGTGGCCGTTATTTTAAAGATCCTTCCGCCAATATCGCTCATGAAAAGTTAGGTAAACTGGCTGAAAAGCACCAGGTTATTCTGGTTATGTGGGATGGAAATATGGAAGAAACAGAACCACGCCCTTACAATGTAGGGAACCATGCCGATATGAAATACAAGATACAGATGAAAGATTATTTTCCTGAGTTGATTAGCCATATTGATTCATCCTTCCCGACTATTCCTGATCGAAATAACCGCGGGATAATTGGGTTTAGCATGGGTGGGTTTATGGCTTCTTATCTGGCAGGAAAATATCCTGATAAAGTTTCGGCAGTGGTAAGTTTTACCGGAAGCGCAGAATTTTTCGTTGGATATCCTGATAATTACACCTTGTATCCGGTGCGGTATACGCTGGACAACCTTCGTGATCTTGCCTTTTATTTACACAACAGGGACAATTGCCCCATGGCTGGTTTAAACGAAGAAGTTTATCAGGCTGCGGTCTGGAACGAAATGGATAATTTTCAATATCAGAAAGTGCCGGGAGAACATTCAATCGACAAGCCTGGCGAAACCGAAGTTTTTGAATCGGCAATAAGTTATTTAGTCGAACAATTTAACAAGCCTAAACCAACTAAACCAAAATGGTCGCATTACGATTTATACCCCGAATTCAAAGTTTGGGATTATACGGTGCAGAGCAATAAATCCGAGCCTGGTTTTTTGTACTTGAGAAATGTATCAAAATCAGGCTTTGGGTTTTATACTTACCGCTGGCTGCCCCATGGTAGTGCGATTAAAAATTGCAAGGCCGCAATAATTACGGCTCCATGTTATAAACCCAACTTTCAATACCAAATTACTATTGTTCATTCTAACACGGGAGTGATTAAGCGATTACTGCAAGAATCAGATAAAGTGGGCCGCTTGCATTTCAGCTTGCCTGGCGATGGGTGCGAAGTTGGAATAGAGGAGGCTTCAGCAAATCCTGCTTTTTCGATTGTTGGTTACCGGTTGAACGGGAACGAAAAATATTTGAAGATTAACGAGCAAAACGAACTCCGGGTACAGTTATTAAACCGCACCCAATATATTCCGGCAAACAAGAAAATCAAGATTGAACTTTCATGCTCCGACAGTACCGTTCGTGTGCTTAACCCGGTTGACGAAATCGAATTGGGTAAAGAAAGTATAATCCTGGCTTCCAATACCTTTAAGGTTATTTGCACTAAAAAACCACCTTCCAACGGATCTCCGGCACGGTTAAACATGAAGATAAAGATTTCGTTTGAAGACTCTTCTAATGAAGATAGTTTTACTCTCCCGGTGTGGTTCGATGTACCTTACTTCGAAAAAACACTGATAATTACCGAACGAAATGACACTGTCTCAAAAAATAAGATTATAAGTCCAGGAAACCGGATCAAGATGCAACAGGACGGGCATTTATTAAAATTATATACGGAAGATCCGTTTGTAGATTTTAATGAAGAAAAAGTATTTGCCGAAGTGATTCCGGCCTATTGGCCTGACGGGTTAAGCCTCAGCTCGCAGGTTAAAATTGCAGAAGATTGTCCAAACGGGCATGAAATCGAATTCCTGGCATATTACGAAACAAAAACCTACAATCCAATATTTAGGCAACGGCATTGGGGAAAGGTTAAAATTGTGGTAAAAGAATGA
- a CDS encoding VCBS repeat-containing protein: protein MKNMLVILFFTLTSVTMLYAQDEKHPGWTHFYIDAILPGSTYGAAGPVLADYDGDGDLDVAISRRNTKEAYWYERFNDSIWIPHIIGHADQLGNTLGSAGIDIDQDGWTDVMFEGVWFKNPGDIGKDPYSEPQWKSYFYKGGGHDICSADIDGDGSADPVIYDGYKLSWYTRTSKGLAERLIDYGYEDHGGIAPNGIGDLDGDGDLDVVNPGYWFENPGKQMERWTRHEWPYQEVPNASFGNSIRVWIADINKDGKNDIVYSNCDTGGSHVYWVENKNNGRSWEAHKLADPPTREGDVPGTGSFHSLGIADFDQDGNIDIFAGEQEDPSVYMVEQGKVAMKPQGLKERGVIWYNKGGTNPAFEIDVIQIDNPGWHDAQLGDVDGDGDIDIVSKVWHADGPIHHLDYWRNEHRKK from the coding sequence ATGAAAAATATGCTTGTAATTTTATTCTTCACGCTAACAAGTGTGACAATGCTATATGCACAGGATGAAAAACATCCCGGGTGGACTCATTTTTATATTGATGCGATTCTGCCAGGCTCAACGTACGGAGCTGCAGGCCCTGTGTTAGCCGACTATGATGGCGATGGTGACCTGGACGTAGCTATCTCTCGCCGAAATACAAAGGAAGCATATTGGTATGAACGGTTTAATGATTCAATTTGGATACCCCATATTATTGGGCATGCAGATCAATTAGGCAACACTCTTGGTTCCGCCGGAATTGATATTGACCAGGATGGATGGACTGACGTGATGTTTGAAGGCGTGTGGTTTAAAAACCCGGGGGACATTGGGAAAGATCCTTATAGCGAACCACAATGGAAATCCTATTTTTATAAGGGCGGCGGCCATGATATTTGTAGTGCAGACATTGATGGTGACGGTTCTGCAGATCCGGTTATCTACGATGGGTACAAACTATCGTGGTATACACGAACCTCAAAAGGCCTTGCTGAAAGGCTTATTGATTATGGTTATGAAGATCATGGTGGTATTGCCCCTAACGGTATTGGTGACCTGGATGGCGATGGTGATCTGGATGTGGTTAACCCCGGTTACTGGTTTGAGAACCCCGGAAAGCAAATGGAGCGCTGGACACGCCATGAGTGGCCTTATCAGGAAGTACCGAATGCCTCATTTGGCAACAGCATTAGGGTGTGGATTGCCGACATCAATAAAGACGGCAAAAATGATATCGTATACAGCAATTGTGACACCGGAGGTTCGCATGTTTACTGGGTTGAAAACAAAAATAATGGCAGATCATGGGAAGCGCATAAACTGGCAGACCCCCCAACCCGTGAAGGTGATGTTCCCGGAACAGGTTCGTTTCATTCGTTGGGCATCGCAGACTTTGATCAGGATGGTAATATTGACATTTTCGCAGGCGAACAGGAAGACCCTTCGGTGTATATGGTTGAGCAAGGCAAAGTAGCAATGAAACCACAGGGTCTAAAAGAACGTGGTGTGATTTGGTATAACAAAGGGGGGACAAACCCCGCATTTGAAATCGATGTTATCCAAATAGACAACCCAGGCTGGCACGATGCACAATTGGGCGATGTGGATGGTGACGGGGATATCGACATTGTCTCAAAAGTGTGGCATGCCGACGGACCGATTCATCATCTTGATTACTGGAGAAATGAACACCGAAAGAAATAA
- a CDS encoding alpha/beta hydrolase, with the protein MNPKKTIALFVISFLFAFSTHASDDVFAGYVVKEFTFEGHDARIVFPNKKEDHNYWIWRARFWGHEPQVDKALLEKGFHVVYVDVANLFGNPEAVKLWNHFYDFCVSEYQLNPRVVLEGMSRGGLIIYNWASQNTDKVFCIYADAPVCDIKSWPGGMFKAKGDPDLWKICLEGYGLDSVSVKDFKNIPINNCVHIAQAEIPVLHVYGDADTILPYQENTTLLAENFKNAGGTIKLIAKEGVGHHPHCLEDPTPIVDFILSSIH; encoded by the coding sequence ATGAACCCAAAAAAAACTATCGCTCTATTCGTTATCTCATTTCTATTTGCTTTTAGCACTCATGCGAGCGATGACGTGTTCGCCGGATATGTTGTAAAAGAATTTACATTTGAAGGACATGATGCCAGGATTGTATTTCCGAATAAAAAGGAGGATCATAATTACTGGATCTGGAGAGCAAGATTCTGGGGACATGAACCCCAGGTCGATAAAGCCTTACTTGAAAAAGGTTTTCATGTTGTATATGTTGACGTTGCTAATTTATTCGGAAACCCGGAGGCAGTAAAGCTTTGGAACCACTTTTATGATTTTTGTGTTTCTGAATATCAACTAAATCCCAGAGTGGTATTGGAGGGGATGAGCCGTGGTGGTTTGATAATATACAACTGGGCCTCGCAAAATACAGATAAGGTTTTTTGCATTTATGCTGATGCACCTGTATGTGACATAAAAAGCTGGCCCGGGGGCATGTTTAAAGCCAAAGGAGACCCCGATTTATGGAAAATTTGTTTAGAAGGTTATGGATTGGATTCTGTTTCGGTTAAAGATTTTAAGAACATTCCAATAAACAATTGTGTGCATATCGCACAAGCCGAAATCCCGGTACTCCATGTTTATGGAGATGCGGATACCATCCTTCCTTATCAAGAAAACACAACATTACTGGCCGAAAACTTTAAAAATGCCGGGGGCACGATTAAATTAATAGCAAAGGAAGGTGTTGGACATCATCCTCATTGCCTGGAAGACCCAACACCAATTGTAGATTTTATTTTAAGTAGCATTCATTAA
- a CDS encoding DUF3365 domain-containing protein, with product MANKIYPILLVFLCFACSPKLDKETYKKYQNSGQEITANVQAVLLSNVGKAIQSGGPEYAVEFCNLQASTIVDSLNGVFGCNISRVSAKNRNPLNALNTEQEKLMWELFANEQQADTVLQSGNHLVYYKPIRTGMPACLKCHGNPETDINAATNQKLEQLYPNDLATGYQLNDFRGLWKVEFKGEL from the coding sequence ATGGCAAATAAAATCTATCCAATTCTTCTTGTGTTTCTCTGCTTCGCCTGTTCTCCGAAATTGGATAAGGAAACTTATAAAAAGTATCAAAACAGCGGACAGGAAATTACAGCCAATGTACAAGCGGTGCTTTTGAGTAATGTGGGGAAAGCGATTCAATCCGGCGGACCTGAATATGCTGTTGAGTTTTGTAATCTGCAGGCAAGCACCATTGTTGATAGTTTGAACGGTGTATTTGGTTGTAACATTTCAAGAGTTTCGGCCAAAAACCGTAATCCGCTTAATGCTTTAAATACGGAGCAGGAAAAACTAATGTGGGAGCTTTTTGCCAACGAACAACAGGCCGACACGGTATTACAAAGTGGTAATCATTTGGTTTATTATAAGCCGATCAGAACGGGAATGCCTGCCTGTTTAAAATGCCATGGGAATCCGGAAACAGATATAAATGCAGCCACCAATCAAAAATTGGAACAATTGTATCCGAATGATTTGGCAACGGGTTATCAATTGAATGATTTCCGGGGACTATGGAAAGTTGAATTTAAGGGAGAGTTGTAA
- a CDS encoding homocysteine biosynthesis protein: MSKTKSYEEINQKLKAGKAVVLTAEEVAKMAKEMSPEEIVEKVDVVTTATFGAMCSSGAIINFGHANPPIRMEKIRLNGVPCYEGLAAVDSYIGATACNPENPEYGGAHVIQDLLEGKDVLLEAWGKGTDCYPRKHIKTKININTINEFTLFNPRNAYQNYNVAVNTTSTIKYTYMGSLLPNLRNATYSTSGELSPLLNDPEFKTIGLGTRIFLGGTQGFVVWPGTQFHTTKPKNELGVPVTNAATIAVMGNLKEMSPEYIQAASYEKYGVSMFVGIGIPIPVLNADIAKRVSINNSQIETSVLDYGTVGTPKLGQVTYEELQSGTIKVKGKKIRTAPVASLKKARKIADELKKWLQSGEFEVTKPVQMFPSNTSLNGLKETEVDND, encoded by the coding sequence ATGTCGAAAACAAAATCGTACGAAGAAATTAACCAAAAACTGAAGGCCGGGAAAGCAGTTGTTTTAACCGCCGAAGAAGTTGCCAAGATGGCGAAAGAAATGTCGCCCGAAGAGATTGTTGAAAAAGTAGATGTAGTAACCACAGCAACCTTTGGCGCCATGTGTTCATCGGGGGCGATTATAAATTTTGGCCATGCCAATCCGCCAATCCGAATGGAAAAAATACGTTTGAACGGCGTTCCTTGTTACGAAGGGCTGGCCGCTGTTGATTCATACATTGGCGCAACGGCCTGCAATCCCGAAAATCCGGAATACGGCGGGGCACACGTTATTCAGGATCTACTGGAAGGAAAAGATGTGCTTTTGGAAGCCTGGGGAAAAGGCACCGATTGTTATCCACGGAAGCATATTAAAACCAAAATCAACATTAACACCATAAACGAGTTTACGCTTTTTAATCCGCGAAATGCGTATCAGAATTACAATGTGGCAGTAAATACCACTTCCACTATAAAATATACTTACATGGGGAGTTTACTTCCCAATTTACGCAATGCCACCTACTCCACTTCGGGCGAATTAAGCCCGCTGCTAAACGACCCGGAGTTTAAAACTATCGGGCTGGGTACACGCATATTTTTAGGAGGTACACAAGGATTTGTGGTTTGGCCGGGAACACAGTTTCACACCACAAAACCCAAAAACGAGCTGGGTGTTCCGGTTACCAATGCCGCTACCATTGCGGTAATGGGCAACCTAAAAGAAATGTCGCCCGAGTATATTCAGGCCGCTTCATACGAAAAATATGGTGTAAGCATGTTTGTGGGAATTGGAATTCCAATCCCGGTGTTGAATGCTGATATTGCCAAACGCGTATCGATTAACAACAGCCAGATTGAAACTTCGGTACTTGATTACGGGACGGTTGGAACGCCCAAACTTGGTCAGGTTACTTATGAGGAATTGCAGTCGGGAACCATTAAAGTAAAAGGCAAGAAAATAAGAACAGCACCTGTTGCCAGCTTAAAAAAAGCGCGCAAAATTGCTGATGAACTGAAGAAATGGTTGCAAAGCGGGGAATTCGAAGTAACTAAACCCGTGCAAATGTTCCCTTCGAATACATCGTTAAACGGATTAAAAGAAACGGAGGTTGACAATGATTAA
- a CDS encoding NIL domain-containing protein produces the protein MIKKRYILNFPPQSGDKAFTYHLVKEYDIRINILKAEVYPGKRGSLLLELQGKKENIDKGVEYIKSHKITCESLDKRIRWKEEKCIDCGNCTAVCFAGALNMDRKSWKLEFDKSKCVVCELCIPACPLNLFEIDFR, from the coding sequence ATGATTAAAAAAAGATACATACTGAATTTTCCTCCGCAAAGCGGCGACAAAGCGTTTACCTATCACCTGGTGAAAGAATACGATATACGGATAAATATTCTGAAAGCAGAAGTTTACCCTGGAAAACGCGGAAGTCTTTTGCTTGAACTGCAAGGCAAAAAAGAAAACATTGATAAAGGCGTTGAATACATTAAAAGTCACAAAATTACCTGCGAATCACTAGATAAACGTATTCGCTGGAAAGAAGAAAAATGTATCGATTGCGGAAATTGTACCGCCGTATGTTTTGCCGGAGCTTTAAACATGGATCGTAAGTCGTGGAAACTGGAATTCGACAAAAGCAAATGTGTGGTTTGCGAACTTTGTATTCCGGCCTGCCCGCTAAATTTGTTTGAAATTGATTTTAGATAA